GGGCCTTCCAGTAGCCGCCATAGATGAAAAAGCCCCTGCGCCGGTTGGGATCCCAGCCGCGCGCCAGACGCGACAGGCCGTCCAGCTCCGGCAGCCGCAGGCCGTCGGTGGTCTTGAGCACGGGCGTGGCGATGAACAGCGCCGGCACGTGCGCCGCCAGCGTGTCGAGGTCGAAGTCGGTCGGCTTGACCAGCGCCGAGCCCACCGACAGGTCGTTGAGCAGGGTGTCGTGCTCGTACAGGCGGTAGGTCGGGCTGCCGGCGCCGTTGAGCGTGACGTTCTCGGACCACAGGTCCGCATACTGCTCGCGTGTGTAGTCCACGAAGCCGCGATAGCGGTGCAGCACCGCCGCGAACAGCTCGGCGCGGCTGCCGGCGAGGCGCGGCAGCTTGACCACGTGCGGGTCATAGCCCATGAAGCCGGCGAACTCGAGCCGCGCCGGATGTGCGCGGATCAGCGCCAGCATCGTGTCGAGCGCCCCGGTGTCGGCGACGCCGCCGCGGTGCAGGCCGACGTCGATCTCGAGGTTGATGCGCAGTCTCGTGCCCAGCGCCTGCGCCAGTTCGAGGTATTGCTGCAGGCGCTGCGGCGTATCGATCAGCCATTGCAGCTGGCGCGCGGGATCGAAGCGGCCCCGGTGCTCGCGGTAGAAGATCTGCGCGCTGCGCGCCGGCAGCGGTTTGCCGAGCAGGATGTCGGCGTCCGGGAAGGCGCGCGCCTCGGCGTTGAGGAAGGGCTGGTGGAAGGCCATCAGCCGGTCGGTCTGCGCCTTGTCGAACACATAGCCGATGAGCTTTTCCGAGGGCAGCGACTTGGCCACCACGCGGTAGTGCTTGGGGGCGCGGATCGACTGGCGCAGGACGGCGATGTTGTGGTCGAGCCGGTCGAGGTCGAGCACCAGACAGGGCCGCATCGGGCCGTTGCGCTTCAGCTCTTCGTTGAGGGCGCGGAAGTAGTCGCTGTAGGGCGCACCGCTGGCGCGCGGCCGCAGCCAGACGCCGGCTCCGAGCAGGGCCAGCCCGGCGGCGCCGAGCAGAAAGCGGCGGCGCTTCATGCCACCCGGGCCGGTTCGCCGAACAGTTCGCGCAGGTGCGGGTTCAGCAGGCGGCCGCGCGGGTCGAGCCGGCGGCGCACGCGCTGCCAGTCGTCCCAGCGCGGATACAGCGGCGCGAGTTCGCGCGCGGTGAGGGTGTGGAGCTTGCCCCAGTGCGGCCGTCCCTCGTACTTGCGGAAGATCGGTTCCACCACCGCAAACAGTGGCCGGTAGTCCACCGTGTGGTACTGGTGGATCGAGATCGAGACGCTGGCGCGACCGTAGAACGGCGACAGCCAGCTGTCATCCGCGGCGACGTAGCGGTACTCGAGCGGGAACAGGGTATTGATGTTGCGGGCGCGCACCGTCGCGAGGATTTCCTGCAGGCACTCCGGCCCCTTCGCGGCCGGGATCTCGTACTCCATCTCGTTGAAGCGCACGTTGCGCGGGCTGGGAAAGATCTCGTAGGAACGGCCCACGCGGTCGGTCGGGGTGTGCAGTGCGGTGAGCAGCTTCTGCATGCTGTCGTCGAGCGCCGGCAGGCGATGCGCGATCTCGCTCGCCGCCTTGAGCACCGCATCCACCGGCAGCGGGATGGCGGGCGGCGGCGTCGGCTCGCGGTCGGTCTCATTGAGGATCTTGACCAGCGCCTTGTCGGTGCCGAAGAAGGCCCAGAACTCGAAGTGGCGGTTGTCGGCCACGTACTCCGCCATTTTGCCCAGCACGCTGTCCAGGTCCTCGACGTATTCGCGTTCGTGCAGGAAGTAGGTGCCGCGGTTCTGCAGCGTCATCTGGGTGACGATGCCGAGCGCACCGAGCGAGGTGCAGGCGGCGTGGAACACGTCGCTGTCGCGGCCCGGCCCGCACTCGATGACGTCACCCTGCGGCGTGACGATGCGCGCGCCGCGCACTACCGACGAGAACGAGCCGAGCGTGATGCCGGTGCCGTGCGTGCTGGTGCCGCAGGCGCCGGCCACCGACTGCGGGTTGACGTCGCCCTGGTTGATGAAGGCCTGGCCGATGTCCCAGAGCGGCGCGCCGAGGTCGCGCAGCCGCGAGCCGGCCCAGACCGTGGCCTGCAGCTTGTTCTTGTCGTGGCTGACGATGCCGCTGAGCCTGTCGAGCGAGA
The Nevskiales bacterium DNA segment above includes these coding regions:
- a CDS encoding DSD1 family PLP-dependent enzyme, whose product is MKRRRFLLGAAGLALLGAGVWLRPRASGAPYSDYFRALNEELKRNGPMRPCLVLDLDRLDHNIAVLRQSIRAPKHYRVVAKSLPSEKLIGYVFDKAQTDRLMAFHQPFLNAEARAFPDADILLGKPLPARSAQIFYREHRGRFDPARQLQWLIDTPQRLQQYLELAQALGTRLRINLEIDVGLHRGGVADTGALDTMLALIRAHPARLEFAGFMGYDPHVVKLPRLAGSRAELFAAVLHRYRGFVDYTREQYADLWSENVTLNGAGSPTYRLYEHDTLLNDLSVGSALVKPTDFDLDTLAAHVPALFIATPVLKTTDGLRLPELDGLSRLARGWDPNRRRGFFIYGGYWKARPESPAGLQTSGLYGRSSNQELLTGSAAIDLAPDDQVFLRPTQSEGVMLEFGDLVVLRDGKVVDHWPVLASTSP
- a CDS encoding D-arabinono-1,4-lactone oxidase, which produces MRRPVPGQLNRRELLKLAASTAGLAMLPGGLRAEGSGTPVTARPPEWRNWSGSQVSHPRAWLAPADEAELIGQLKNAEGNIRVTGASHSFSALCTTDDTLISLDRLSGIVSHDKNKLQATVWAGSRLRDLGAPLWDIGQAFINQGDVNPQSVAGACGTSTHGTGITLGSFSSVVRGARIVTPQGDVIECGPGRDSDVFHAACTSLGALGIVTQMTLQNRGTYFLHEREYVEDLDSVLGKMAEYVADNRHFEFWAFFGTDKALVKILNETDREPTPPPAIPLPVDAVLKAASEIAHRLPALDDSMQKLLTALHTPTDRVGRSYEIFPSPRNVRFNEMEYEIPAAKGPECLQEILATVRARNINTLFPLEYRYVAADDSWLSPFYGRASVSISIHQYHTVDYRPLFAVVEPIFRKYEGRPHWGKLHTLTARELAPLYPRWDDWQRVRRRLDPRGRLLNPHLRELFGEPARVA